A DNA window from Microaerobacter geothermalis contains the following coding sequences:
- a CDS encoding ABC transporter permease — translation MNLLTIVYKNIFVKKYKTLFFLLTITLSISVIVVLFLLTLGMKANFEDQANKMGVKFSISPPTEKLTLSYQGINVGTEVVREAALMSPDVLTALDKLRDPLQMIALSPKRVDISRYQDHEILMVALNMKEEARLKEWWEIEGAMPEKQHELLLGSRFAAQYGLNLGDSMEMNGEIFVVTGLLKETGTQDDQVIFYPMESGQGIHYIDLYVKTEQPDQLIGQLKGIIGPITKNVEIKQIKDGNTARYSIVSDLIKYTFFITLVIVLLGSLIIFIFSMSLIHERVKEIGVFRAIGYRKKHIVSMILSELSLLCGLSAILGFVLAYGSARIIEKSDLLEGLMVEAIPIIPILSYTILTSIAISLLASLYPAIRAANLDPIIAFREV, via the coding sequence ATGAATCTGTTGACGATTGTATATAAAAATATTTTCGTAAAAAAATATAAGACCCTTTTTTTTCTATTAACGATCACATTATCTATTTCGGTCATTGTGGTTTTGTTCCTGCTGACCTTGGGAATGAAGGCTAATTTTGAGGATCAAGCTAATAAGATGGGAGTAAAATTCTCCATATCCCCACCAACGGAAAAATTAACTTTATCCTATCAAGGGATTAACGTGGGGACAGAAGTGGTCAGAGAAGCAGCGCTGATGTCCCCTGATGTTTTAACCGCACTGGACAAACTTCGCGATCCGTTGCAAATGATTGCCCTCTCTCCAAAGCGCGTCGATATTTCCCGATATCAGGATCATGAAATTTTAATGGTTGCCTTAAATATGAAGGAAGAGGCACGATTGAAAGAGTGGTGGGAAATAGAGGGGGCCATGCCTGAAAAACAGCATGAATTGCTTTTGGGCTCTCGTTTTGCTGCCCAATATGGATTAAATTTGGGTGATTCCATGGAAATGAACGGTGAAATTTTTGTTGTAACCGGGTTATTAAAGGAAACGGGAACCCAGGATGATCAGGTTATTTTTTACCCGATGGAAAGCGGCCAGGGAATTCACTATATTGATTTGTATGTAAAGACCGAACAACCCGATCAGTTGATCGGCCAACTTAAAGGGATCATCGGTCCGATCACAAAAAATGTGGAGATTAAACAAATAAAAGATGGAAATACGGCTCGATACTCCATCGTATCTGATTTGATCAAGTATACTTTTTTTATTACTCTGGTTATCGTACTTCTGGGCAGTCTGATTATTTTCATTTTTAGCATGTCCCTGATTCATGAGAGAGTAAAAGAAATCGGTGTATTTAGAGCCATCGGTTATCGAAAGAAGCATATCGTATCCATGATCCTATCGGAGTTATCCCTGCTGTGCGGGCTGTCCGCCATCCTGGGATTTGTCCTGGCCTACGGATCGGCCCGTATCATTGAGAAAAGCGATTTATTGGAGGGGTTAATGGTTGAAGCCATTCCGATCATACCCATTTTGTCATATACGATCTTGACCTCAATTGCTATCTCTCTTTTGGCAAGCTTATACCCGGCAATTAGGGCAGCCAATCTAGACCCTATTATTGCCTTTAGGGAGGTGTAA
- a CDS encoding ABC transporter ATP-binding protein translates to MALLEAIDIRKTYKDGDGEVIALHDVSLSIDFGDFAAVMGPSGSGKSTLLTILGVLNPPTSGKLMIDDIDVYRLPIERQADFRRTYIGFVFQQLQLIPYLTALENVMLPLAISNYSKHQQREMAEVVLRKVGLGNKINRLPNQLSGGEQERVAIARAIVNQPPIVMADEPTGSLDSKTSVEIMELFQSLNQEGLTIIMVTHNPENLAYVKRTIRVKDGMLESDG, encoded by the coding sequence TTGGCACTGTTAGAAGCAATAGATATTAGAAAAACATATAAAGACGGCGATGGGGAAGTCATTGCATTGCATGATGTGTCTCTTTCCATTGATTTCGGGGATTTCGCGGCAGTTATGGGTCCTTCCGGATCAGGAAAAAGCACTCTCCTTACGATTCTGGGAGTGCTTAATCCTCCTACATCAGGGAAATTAATGATCGATGATATTGATGTATACCGTCTGCCCATTGAAAGGCAGGCCGATTTTCGTCGGACATATATCGGATTTGTGTTTCAGCAACTTCAGCTGATCCCTTATCTGACGGCACTGGAAAATGTAATGCTACCCTTGGCGATTTCTAACTATTCTAAACATCAACAGAGGGAAATGGCTGAGGTGGTATTGAGAAAAGTAGGCCTTGGAAACAAGATCAATCGTTTACCCAATCAACTGTCCGGAGGGGAGCAAGAAAGGGTAGCCATTGCCAGAGCCATTGTGAATCAGCCCCCCATTGTTATGGCAGACGAACCGACAGGCAGTCTTGATTCTAAAACCAGTGTTGAAATCATGGAACTTTTTCAGTCTTTAAATCAGGAAGGACTAACCATTATTATGGTCACCCATAATCCTGAAAACCTGGCCTATGTGAAGCGGACCATCCGGGTGAAGGATGGAATGCTGGAGAGTGATGGTTGA
- a CDS encoding ABC transporter permease, giving the protein MRLESIAFKHFQRRKGHFFFLVLGISLAMTTVVSLYLLVKTMNLEVGNAFDEIGPNIIITPKESNSALTYGNITIPKKGKESMLTSQDYILINTIPNKENIATVAPKLLQPVDIEGTPYVVAGVYFQFEKQLKKWWKLDGKWPFAENEILLGSEAAEQLEKKTGDTLTFKEKEFLITAVLDRQGTEEDNMIYANIMTVQTLFNRPDQLTFIEVAAYCTTCPLPQIIEQIKEKLPETNVIAMKDAVKAREQTIDRFAQLATAISIIVVMIGVVVVTLTMMASVKDRTREIGVFRAIGYRKSHVAEMVLTEAAIVGLFGGFTGFIFGTLLAKGLSPVFMVSAPTISWDYLLGSVILLSSTILGIISGFIPAVQASRMVPTESLRHI; this is encoded by the coding sequence ATGAGGCTGGAATCGATTGCTTTTAAACATTTTCAGAGGAGAAAAGGCCATTTTTTCTTTTTGGTATTGGGAATTTCATTGGCAATGACCACCGTCGTCTCCTTATATCTATTAGTAAAAACCATGAATTTGGAAGTGGGAAATGCCTTTGATGAAATCGGTCCGAATATTATCATTACCCCGAAAGAGTCCAATAGCGCTTTGACCTATGGGAATATCACCATTCCTAAAAAAGGGAAGGAGAGTATGCTTACCTCCCAGGACTACATTCTGATCAATACCATTCCCAATAAGGAGAATATAGCGACGGTTGCTCCTAAATTGCTTCAGCCTGTTGATATCGAAGGAACCCCTTATGTTGTAGCGGGAGTTTATTTTCAATTTGAAAAACAGCTGAAAAAATGGTGGAAGCTGGATGGAAAATGGCCCTTTGCGGAAAATGAAATACTTTTGGGAAGTGAAGCAGCAGAGCAGTTAGAAAAGAAAACGGGAGATACGTTAACCTTTAAAGAAAAAGAGTTCCTTATTACTGCGGTTCTTGACAGACAGGGAACAGAAGAGGATAACATGATCTATGCCAATATCATGACCGTCCAAACCCTATTTAACCGTCCGGATCAGCTTACCTTCATTGAAGTGGCCGCATATTGCACCACCTGCCCTTTGCCGCAAATCATCGAGCAAATCAAGGAGAAGCTGCCTGAAACGAATGTCATTGCCATGAAGGATGCGGTTAAGGCTAGGGAACAAACCATCGACCGTTTCGCCCAATTGGCTACTGCCATTTCAATTATTGTTGTAATGATTGGAGTGGTGGTTGTTACCTTAACTATGATGGCATCCGTAAAAGACAGAACAAGGGAAATTGGTGTATTTCGTGCAATCGGTTACCGGAAATCCCATGTAGCAGAAATGGTTTTAACCGAAGCAGCCATTGTGGGGTTGTTCGGAGGCTTTACTGGATTTATCTTCGGTACACTCTTAGCCAAAGGGTTATCCCCTGTTTTTATGGTTTCTGCACCGACGATATCATGGGATTATCTTCTTGGCAGTGTGATATTGTTGTCATCAACAATATTGGGAATCATTTCAGGATTCATTCCGGCGGTTCAGGCATCCAGGATGGTACCCACTGAATCCTTAAGGCATATATAG